TCGAGTACGCGCTCCTGACCTCTTTTCTTTCGATTTCAGCAATCGCCACTTTGCGAATCCTCGGCGCCCCGGTCGACGCCATGTTTCGCGTGGTTCTGGA
This window of the Candidatus Zixiibacteriota bacterium genome carries:
- a CDS encoding Flp family type IVb pilin, whose protein sequence is MLRRILFDERAQDLIEYALLTSFLSISAIATLRILGAPVDAMFRVVLEELS